One window from the genome of Pelosinus sp. IPA-1 encodes:
- a CDS encoding four-carbon acid sugar kinase family protein: MIKLAVIADDITGANDTAVQFSKHNISSCVRIDFDQKKLLKETADVVVIDTDSRDIAPAAAYARVNEVCETLQNSGVKNIYKKVDSTLRGNLGAEIEATAVVFKPEIVVIAPAFPSNNRITVGGYHLLNHIPIELTEIARAPKSPVNESRIVELLNKQTDVKIGLISLSVIMSGLEAVKQAVKHCIERSERWIVFDAVLDEHLELIVKATQDYQKVLWVGSAGLAEQLADLYQWSAKQENIVISAKGAVLVVAGSVSKVTQAQISAALKLPNIQLVKMDVANLIQDKELEITRCTKQAEILLEQGKDILIASAVDDCDVLAAVAAGENCGLSITEVSEGTAVALGDIVAQLTDFQLAGMVLTGGDTAIHVCRSLGAEAIEVLEEVAVGIPLGRLVGGRCNGLQVVTKAGAFGQDDAFVLSIQAMRQINKEINLNDAKRVVS; this comes from the coding sequence ATGATAAAATTAGCAGTTATTGCAGATGACATAACAGGTGCAAATGATACAGCGGTACAATTTTCTAAACATAATATAAGTAGCTGTGTCAGAATTGATTTTGATCAAAAAAAATTATTGAAGGAAACAGCTGATGTTGTGGTTATAGATACGGATAGCAGGGATATTGCACCAGCGGCAGCTTATGCTAGGGTCAATGAAGTTTGCGAAACGTTACAAAATAGTGGTGTGAAAAATATCTACAAAAAAGTTGATTCAACCCTTAGAGGAAATCTTGGTGCTGAAATTGAAGCGACGGCAGTGGTCTTCAAACCAGAGATAGTTGTAATAGCACCTGCTTTTCCTAGTAATAATCGTATTACGGTTGGAGGGTATCATTTATTAAATCATATACCAATCGAATTAACGGAAATTGCTCGTGCACCAAAAAGTCCGGTGAATGAATCGCGTATCGTGGAATTATTAAATAAACAAACTGATGTTAAAATTGGTTTAATTTCACTAAGTGTTATTATGTCAGGGCTAGAAGCGGTGAAGCAAGCAGTCAAACATTGTATAGAGCGTAGTGAAAGATGGATTGTCTTTGATGCGGTACTAGATGAGCATTTAGAGCTTATTGTCAAGGCTACCCAAGACTACCAGAAAGTCTTGTGGGTAGGGTCGGCGGGATTAGCAGAGCAGTTAGCTGATCTTTATCAATGGTCAGCCAAACAAGAAAACATCGTAATCTCAGCAAAAGGAGCTGTGTTAGTGGTTGCCGGCAGTGTGAGTAAGGTCACCCAAGCACAGATCAGTGCAGCGTTAAAATTACCGAATATTCAATTGGTAAAAATGGATGTAGCCAATCTCATCCAGGATAAAGAGCTAGAAATAACACGATGTACTAAGCAAGCGGAAATTTTATTGGAGCAGGGAAAAGATATATTAATTGCCAGTGCAGTCGATGATTGTGACGTTTTAGCTGCGGTGGCAGCGGGAGAAAATTGCGGGCTTAGTATTACGGAAGTCAGCGAAGGAACGGCAGTTGCTTTAGGTGATATTGTCGCTCAGTTAACAGATTTTCAATTGGCTGGTATGGTGCTTACTGGCGGTGATACAGCAATTCATGTGTGCCGATCTTTAGGTGCGGAAGCCATTGAAGTATTGGAAGAAGTTGCAGTTGGAATTCCCCTGGGACGATTGGTCGGCGGACGTTGTAACGGATTACAAGTGGTAACCAAAGCCGGTGCTTTTGGTCAAGATGATGCGTTTGTTCTATCGATACAGGCAATGCGGCAAATCAATAAAGAAATAAACTTAAATGATGCAAAGAGAGTTGTGTCTTAA
- the dapA gene encoding 4-hydroxy-tetrahydrodipicolinate synthase has translation MFKPQGIIAPILTPLTAEEKFNEKEMRSQINRLIKAGVSGIFALGTNGEFYAFSQEEKIEIIKVTVDEVKGRVPVYAGTGCITTQETIELSKIAEDLGVDVLSIISPYFAGLSQDDLYRHFSSVAEAVDLPILLYNIPARTGNNIDYTTVKKLAKYQNIIGIKDSSGNFDNTLKYIENTDPRLSVLAGSDSLILWTLMAGGTGAISGCSNVFPELMVSIYELWSQGNIEAANEAQKKIRPFRNVMQMGNPNSVVKRAVNLLGHPVGPGREPSNCNKPEIDAALLKVFELYK, from the coding sequence ATGTTTAAACCACAAGGAATTATTGCTCCAATTCTTACCCCATTGACAGCAGAGGAAAAATTCAATGAAAAGGAAATGCGCAGTCAAATTAATCGCTTAATTAAGGCAGGAGTTAGTGGTATTTTTGCTTTAGGAACAAATGGTGAATTTTACGCATTTTCTCAAGAAGAAAAGATTGAAATCATTAAGGTTACTGTTGATGAAGTAAAAGGAAGAGTGCCTGTTTATGCTGGTACTGGTTGTATAACAACTCAAGAAACAATTGAGTTATCAAAAATTGCTGAAGATTTAGGTGTAGATGTATTATCTATTATATCGCCATACTTTGCTGGTCTTTCACAAGATGATTTATATCGTCATTTTAGCAGTGTAGCAGAAGCAGTTGATTTACCCATCTTACTGTATAACATCCCAGCAAGAACAGGCAATAACATTGACTACACCACGGTGAAAAAGTTAGCAAAATACCAAAACATTATCGGTATTAAAGACAGCAGTGGTAATTTTGATAATACATTAAAATATATCGAAAATACTGATCCACGTTTAAGTGTATTAGCTGGCAGCGATTCATTGATCTTATGGACATTAATGGCAGGCGGTACTGGTGCAATTTCTGGTTGTTCCAATGTATTTCCTGAATTAATGGTAAGTATCTATGAATTATGGTCACAAGGTAACATCGAAGCGGCGAATGAAGCACAAAAGAAAATTAGACCATTTCGTAATGTGATGCAAATGGGAAATCCAAATTCCGTTGTCAAACGTGCGGTCAATTTACTTGGTCACCCAGTTGGTCCCGGTCGTGAGCCTTCAAATTGCAATAAGCCTGAAATTGATGCAGCATTACTCAAAGTTTTTGAATTGTACAAATAA
- the pdxA gene encoding 4-hydroxythreonine-4-phosphate dehydrogenase PdxA gives MKPILGITMGDAAGIGPEIIVKALAEKNIYEIARPVVFGDKKIMERAIEIIGTDLKCQAVQDPSQAGKNHGTIDIIDLDNLPLDLPFAQVDGRAGKAAYEYIEKAVDYALKNEIHAIVTAPLNKEALNLGGNHYPGHTEILGALSGQKDYSMMLVSGALKVIHVTTHVPLRQACDLVKKDRVLRVIRLADDTLKMMGILEPRIAVAGLNPHSGEHGLFGTEDELEITPAVNEAKAMGMNVTGPVPPDTVFYQAAIKKEFDIVVVMYHDQGHIPIKVLGFETGVNVTVGLPCIRTSVDHGTAFNIAGKGIADSKSMTESLLLGAQMAKVKFADR, from the coding sequence ATGAAACCGATATTAGGAATTACAATGGGGGATGCAGCGGGAATTGGCCCAGAGATTATTGTCAAAGCATTAGCAGAAAAAAACATATATGAAATTGCAAGGCCTGTAGTTTTTGGCGATAAAAAAATAATGGAACGTGCAATCGAAATTATTGGTACTGATTTAAAATGCCAGGCTGTCCAAGATCCGAGTCAAGCAGGTAAAAATCATGGAACGATTGATATCATTGATTTGGATAATTTGCCTCTAGATTTGCCTTTTGCACAAGTAGATGGAAGAGCTGGTAAAGCAGCGTATGAGTATATTGAAAAAGCGGTTGACTATGCGTTAAAAAACGAAATCCACGCAATTGTTACTGCTCCTTTGAATAAAGAAGCATTAAATCTTGGGGGTAATCATTATCCAGGACATACAGAGATACTCGGTGCTTTATCCGGACAAAAAGATTATTCCATGATGCTAGTTAGTGGCGCCCTGAAAGTCATACATGTAACAACTCATGTACCCCTGAGACAAGCTTGCGATCTTGTCAAAAAAGATCGGGTACTTCGCGTAATTCGCTTAGCAGATGATACGCTAAAAATGATGGGAATTCTAGAGCCACGAATTGCAGTAGCTGGACTTAATCCACATTCTGGTGAACACGGCTTGTTTGGTACCGAAGATGAATTAGAAATTACACCAGCGGTTAATGAAGCAAAAGCAATGGGAATGAACGTAACTGGACCAGTTCCGCCAGATACCGTATTTTATCAAGCGGCCATTAAAAAAGAGTTTGATATTGTAGTGGTTATGTATCATGATCAAGGGCATATTCCAATCAAAGTATTAGGATTTGAAACAGGCGTTAATGTCACAGTTGGCTTGCCTTGCATTAGAACATCTGTTGATCATGGTACAGCATTTAATATTGCTGGAAAAGGGATTGCAGACAGCAAAAGTATGACAGAATCATTATTACTTGGTGCGCAGATGGCAAAAGTGAAATTTGCCGATCGCTAA
- a CDS encoding iron-containing alcohol dehydrogenase yields the protein MSKAYSLLNIGKIVAGAGCIEQIKDIVADYQAKNVVIITDQGVWNSGLVEKPKTLLEGAGVNVHIINDTPPEPTVDQVNDIFQAANEFACEMIIGIGGGSSIDTAKIVSLLLTNHVNLRDLVKGKVQIIHRGVPTLMIPTTAGTGAEATPNAIVLVPEEELKVGIVSDKMVPDCVILDPTMTINLPKHITANTGMDALCHAIECYISKKANPFSDTFALKAITLISRSIRIAYNEGQNLAAREDMLLGAMFGGISIATSSTTAVHALAYPLGGKYRIPHGLSNAILLAHVMKFNLDATEEKFKDIAIAMGINVVGISTREAAEKMIDNLYSLISDLDIHANLRDKGITEDDLDLMVESASKVTRLLDNNPKVMTKDDIREIYKKLL from the coding sequence ATGAGTAAAGCATATTCATTATTAAATATTGGGAAAATTGTAGCGGGAGCAGGTTGCATTGAACAGATAAAAGATATTGTAGCTGATTATCAAGCTAAAAATGTAGTTATCATTACTGACCAGGGGGTCTGGAATTCTGGGCTAGTAGAAAAACCAAAAACATTGCTTGAAGGAGCAGGTGTTAATGTCCATATAATCAATGACACACCACCTGAGCCAACGGTAGACCAGGTAAATGATATATTTCAAGCTGCAAACGAGTTTGCATGTGAAATGATTATTGGCATCGGTGGCGGTAGTTCAATCGACACAGCAAAAATTGTTTCTTTGCTGCTTACTAATCATGTAAATTTACGAGACTTGGTCAAAGGAAAAGTGCAAATAATACACCGCGGTGTTCCAACACTTATGATTCCAACTACGGCAGGTACTGGTGCCGAAGCAACACCAAATGCTATTGTTTTAGTGCCAGAAGAAGAATTAAAAGTGGGCATTGTCAGCGATAAAATGGTACCAGATTGTGTTATTTTAGACCCAACTATGACAATTAATTTGCCAAAGCATATTACGGCAAATACGGGTATGGATGCGTTATGTCATGCAATTGAATGTTACATTTCTAAAAAGGCAAATCCATTTAGTGATACGTTTGCATTAAAAGCAATTACCCTGATTTCTCGTAGTATTCGCATTGCATATAATGAGGGGCAGAATTTAGCGGCACGTGAAGATATGCTTTTAGGAGCAATGTTTGGTGGTATTTCTATTGCAACATCAAGTACGACTGCCGTACATGCGCTGGCTTATCCTCTTGGTGGAAAGTACAGAATTCCCCATGGATTATCAAATGCCATCTTATTAGCTCATGTTATGAAATTTAACCTGGATGCTACCGAAGAAAAGTTCAAAGATATTGCCATTGCCATGGGTATCAATGTTGTTGGAATTTCAACAAGAGAAGCTGCTGAAAAAATGATTGATAATCTATACTCATTAATCAGTGATCTAGACATTCACGCTAATTTGCGCGATAAAGGGATAACGGAAGATGACTTAGATTTGATGGTGGAATCAGCTTCGAAAGTAACAAGACTTTTAGATAATAATCCTAAAGTAATGACTAAAGATGATATTCGCGAGATATATAAGAAACTATTATAA
- a CDS encoding sodium:solute symporter family protein, translated as MKEFSSADTFIIVAMMVLYIIGTSWLTMKLRSKNSEQFMVASRAMPALVVGVLLMSEFIGAKSTVGTAESAFKYGMAAAWSVLGASIGYWLYSLFMVKRLYGSGEFTISGAIAQKYGKSTKYAVSIVMMYALLLVNVGNYISGAAALSTVLKMSLPISMCIIAVVSTFYFVYGGLKGVAYVTVLHSFFKYVGIAAVLVTALSLTGGISPMVEKMPAFYFTWDGKIGVTTILAWVIGTVGAIFSTQFVVQAISSNKSAEEAKKSTLYAALFCLPLGFALALIGVAAKYLYPEMNALYALPIFMQSMNPYLAGMVATSLVASVFVSVSTVALAIASLAVKDFYVPLYKPTPEKEFQMTRIFSVIIGVIPLIFVFFVPEILKLSFFTRAIRLSISVVAMIAFYLPFFNSTRGANLGLLGAAVTTSAWYLMGDPYGVDNIYIALISPAIVMFIEKMFHWNNNVHTADRK; from the coding sequence ATGAAAGAATTTAGTTCAGCAGATACCTTTATTATTGTAGCCATGATGGTTTTGTATATTATTGGTACTTCTTGGTTGACCATGAAGTTACGTAGTAAGAATTCCGAGCAGTTTATGGTCGCATCTCGGGCTATGCCAGCCCTTGTTGTTGGTGTTCTGCTAATGTCAGAATTTATTGGTGCTAAGTCAACAGTGGGAACAGCCGAGTCCGCTTTTAAATATGGTATGGCGGCAGCGTGGTCTGTTCTTGGAGCATCTATTGGTTATTGGTTGTATAGCCTTTTCATGGTTAAACGATTATATGGATCAGGGGAGTTTACTATTTCTGGGGCTATCGCTCAAAAATATGGTAAATCAACTAAGTATGCTGTATCCATTGTTATGATGTATGCCTTACTTCTCGTAAATGTTGGTAACTACATTAGTGGTGCAGCAGCCTTGTCGACTGTGCTAAAAATGAGTTTACCAATCTCCATGTGTATTATTGCAGTAGTCAGTACCTTTTATTTTGTGTATGGTGGTCTTAAGGGGGTCGCCTATGTGACTGTCTTACACAGTTTCTTTAAGTATGTGGGAATAGCGGCTGTGTTAGTAACTGCCTTATCTTTGACTGGTGGAATTAGTCCCATGGTAGAAAAAATGCCAGCATTCTACTTTACTTGGGATGGTAAAATTGGTGTAACGACCATTCTTGCTTGGGTCATCGGTACAGTAGGTGCTATTTTCTCCACCCAGTTTGTAGTGCAAGCTATTTCTTCAAATAAAAGTGCTGAAGAAGCAAAGAAATCAACCCTGTATGCAGCCCTGTTCTGCTTGCCTTTGGGTTTTGCGTTGGCTCTTATCGGTGTAGCCGCTAAATATCTATATCCAGAGATGAACGCCCTTTACGCATTGCCAATCTTTATGCAAAGTATGAATCCATATTTAGCTGGAATGGTGGCGACCTCTCTTGTGGCTTCCGTATTTGTCAGCGTAAGTACCGTCGCTTTGGCTATTGCCTCATTAGCAGTCAAAGATTTCTATGTGCCTTTGTATAAACCGACTCCAGAAAAAGAATTTCAAATGACTCGTATCTTCTCTGTAATTATTGGGGTTATACCTTTAATCTTCGTTTTCTTCGTGCCGGAAATTTTGAAGTTGTCTTTCTTTACTCGTGCCATCCGTTTATCAATTTCAGTAGTGGCAATGATTGCCTTTTATTTACCTTTCTTTAATAGTACCCGCGGTGCGAATCTAGGACTGTTAGGTGCAGCCGTAACTACTAGTGCTTGGTATCTAATGGGCGATCCATATGGCGTAGACAATATTTATATTGCTTTAATTTCTCCAGCAATCGTCATGTTTATTGAAAAAATGTTCCATTGGAATAATAATGTTCATACAGCAGATCGTAAATAG